One Bermanella sp. WJH001 genomic region harbors:
- a CDS encoding cobaltochelatase subunit CobN produces the protein MLRKLFFVFIGLLLTSTMSFANTQLTLIVSNGHGPTLASAIDAFHDEYPQITIQARTAQQILALSNTELSEFMGLMQSSSFVVGAGLFGPAANALGALAPSRNQIYFSSDHQLVVKSQVAHTPLFNSIEHVAQVSASPLGEFNQWLAEHIQAHPNQRDWLKARSYWQAGGRENLIQLLKWMAQQSGENIPVAAAQAQSPLRWIVKGEIHDEFKSEFIKQDKHKTVVILDNNSGDRTADRQVSKKLCEKIKTYQQDCLVALSYWGQAATDAVTTLLPYKDSLSGLIMLQDFVVGGGEGREQVSAHFANLNVPVIKAIKSFDRTQFARNVSMDGIAGEKVYYQIAMPELQGVTQPLVVATLGPSHIHTLSGLQLDSLAIDEHSVELLVERLNRWHTLQVKSNKDKKLAIVYYNHPPGRHNIGADNLDVPASIWQILQQLQTAGYDLGTLPNDQAALLDLMQTQGVNLPNNRDALMVMKDKIHTMSRDDYSKYFKTLPSVIQQEMTQGPFGYLHITLQHAIEQGEISFATQRLEHSLEEVHHLLEGINHPARKRALALLTDLEQQYHLAFKGDKHAWVVAQKLVEAIVKTGIEGLRGWGQVPGDVMVLDDELLIPGLQFGNVFIGPQPPRGWEIDEELLHANLAFPPPHQYLAFYHYLRDQFRADAIVHLGRHSTYEFLPRRSVGVMEDDYSRVIAQDIPGIYPYIVDGVGEGIQAKRRGLAVMVDHLTPPLASTPLYDELLQLRQLIESFEANHDSNQAALKTKLVKKIREKVDHLELKQELEQAMSAELAVMGIGFDDVDDDMFVHEVGHYLTDLQERFMPLGLHIFAKPWEPKAIDMMLSSMSPENQQQKQEWQAQLIASPKAERISLLNALQGGFVAPGAGNDPIRSADSLPTGRNFYALDSSLIPSPTAWELGEKMAQDARKQNSQIQDKNEAVVLWASDVVRDEGVMIAFGLDMLGVKPVWNSRGLVKSLTLLPLANQRVRRNTVFTSSGLFRDLYAKQMWLINDAVLIALSAAGNTIIEKYPALTLALSSALAPLETMTMGNETLEQNQVAFHWVQQAQVLLANNVDAKQAGTMASLRVFGASPGSYGAGINRLVERSGSWQARSELANVYMRRMGNAYSEKLFGQSMQDLFKRNIANIENSYLGRSSNLYGLSDNNDAFDYFGGLSLAIETLTGQTPNNYVLNHADQNRVTMQPLNVALKQELRGRFLNPEWLKGLMAHEYAGARTMGSEFLEYLWGWQVTNPAIVDDWVWQEIKSVYLDDRYELGLDRFLLQGHNVHVKSNMLAIMLVAIQKGFWQADAKTKQQLAQEFVNIVNKHGLPGSGHTRPDHPMLPWLKDALSETQWQQLTQLIEQPKKQNNELHTLTEIELTDGQVHRSQNSKNTKQINQDSQQTNITTQVVWFILLAFLMVVLAGFVRQRMMTLNNMKQKA, from the coding sequence ATGTTACGTAAATTATTTTTTGTTTTTATTGGTTTGTTATTAACAAGCACAATGTCTTTTGCAAATACGCAATTAACTTTAATTGTGTCTAATGGTCATGGGCCAACTCTAGCTTCGGCAATTGATGCCTTTCATGATGAATACCCTCAGATAACAATACAAGCGCGCACAGCACAACAAATTTTAGCGTTGTCGAATACCGAATTAAGCGAATTCATGGGCTTAATGCAATCATCCAGTTTTGTTGTGGGGGCGGGGTTGTTCGGTCCGGCTGCCAATGCGTTAGGCGCGCTAGCCCCTTCACGTAATCAAATCTATTTTAGTAGTGATCACCAATTGGTGGTTAAAAGCCAAGTGGCCCATACCCCGCTATTTAACAGTATTGAACATGTGGCTCAAGTGAGTGCCAGTCCGTTGGGCGAATTTAATCAGTGGTTGGCAGAACACATTCAAGCGCATCCAAATCAACGAGATTGGTTAAAGGCGCGTAGTTATTGGCAAGCAGGTGGGCGTGAAAATTTAATTCAATTATTAAAATGGATGGCACAGCAATCAGGTGAAAACATACCGGTGGCAGCTGCTCAAGCGCAGTCACCGTTACGTTGGATTGTTAAAGGTGAAATTCATGATGAATTTAAATCAGAGTTTATAAAACAAGATAAACATAAAACAGTTGTGATACTGGATAATAACTCTGGAGATCGTACCGCCGACAGGCAGGTATCAAAAAAATTATGCGAAAAAATTAAAACCTACCAGCAAGATTGTTTGGTTGCATTATCGTATTGGGGGCAAGCGGCAACAGATGCAGTGACTACGTTGCTGCCATATAAAGACTCACTGTCAGGCCTCATTATGCTGCAAGACTTTGTGGTTGGTGGTGGTGAAGGGCGTGAGCAAGTAAGTGCGCATTTTGCGAATTTGAATGTACCAGTGATAAAAGCGATAAAAAGTTTTGACCGTACTCAATTTGCACGCAATGTATCGATGGATGGAATTGCCGGTGAAAAAGTCTATTACCAAATTGCCATGCCCGAACTACAGGGGGTAACTCAGCCGTTAGTTGTGGCCACATTAGGGCCATCGCATATCCATACTTTGTCGGGCTTACAGCTGGATTCGTTAGCAATAGATGAACACAGTGTCGAGTTATTGGTTGAGCGATTAAACCGCTGGCACACTTTGCAAGTTAAATCGAATAAAGATAAAAAGCTCGCCATTGTTTATTACAATCACCCGCCAGGGCGTCATAATATAGGGGCCGATAATTTAGATGTGCCCGCATCGATTTGGCAAATATTACAACAATTGCAAACAGCAGGTTATGACCTTGGCACCTTGCCAAATGATCAAGCGGCGCTGTTAGATTTGATGCAAACACAGGGCGTTAATTTACCCAATAATCGTGATGCACTCATGGTGATGAAAGATAAAATTCACACCATGAGTCGAGATGACTATTCAAAATATTTCAAAACGTTACCGTCTGTTATTCAACAAGAAATGACACAAGGCCCCTTTGGTTATTTGCACATTACCTTGCAGCATGCGATAGAGCAGGGCGAAATATCATTCGCAACACAACGTCTTGAGCACAGCTTAGAAGAAGTACATCACTTGTTAGAAGGGATTAATCACCCCGCGCGCAAACGCGCATTAGCATTACTGACTGATTTAGAGCAGCAATATCATTTGGCATTTAAAGGGGATAAACATGCTTGGGTTGTTGCACAAAAATTGGTTGAAGCGATTGTGAAAACAGGCATTGAAGGCTTGCGTGGTTGGGGGCAGGTACCGGGTGATGTCATGGTTTTAGATGATGAATTGCTCATTCCCGGTTTGCAATTTGGTAATGTGTTTATTGGACCGCAACCACCACGTGGCTGGGAAATAGATGAAGAATTATTACATGCTAATTTAGCGTTTCCTCCTCCCCATCAATACTTAGCGTTTTATCATTATTTACGTGATCAGTTTCGTGCCGATGCCATTGTGCACCTGGGCCGTCATTCGACTTATGAGTTTTTGCCCAGACGTTCTGTGGGTGTGATGGAAGACGATTATTCCCGTGTGATTGCACAAGATATTCCTGGTATTTACCCTTACATAGTTGATGGAGTTGGTGAAGGTATCCAAGCTAAACGTAGAGGGCTTGCGGTTATGGTTGATCATTTAACACCGCCGCTAGCGAGCACACCTCTGTATGATGAGCTGCTGCAGCTACGCCAACTTATTGAAAGTTTTGAGGCCAATCACGACAGTAACCAAGCGGCACTTAAAACTAAGCTCGTGAAAAAAATTCGTGAAAAAGTTGATCACCTAGAGTTAAAGCAAGAGCTAGAGCAAGCCATGTCTGCGGAGTTGGCGGTGATGGGTATTGGGTTTGATGACGTAGACGACGATATGTTTGTGCATGAAGTGGGGCATTACTTAACGGACCTTCAAGAACGATTCATGCCGTTAGGTTTGCATATATTTGCCAAGCCTTGGGAGCCAAAAGCTATTGATATGATGTTGAGTTCCATGTCTCCAGAGAATCAGCAGCAAAAACAAGAATGGCAAGCGCAGCTCATCGCATCACCTAAAGCGGAACGTATTAGTTTGTTAAATGCTTTGCAAGGAGGGTTTGTTGCACCCGGTGCTGGTAATGATCCAATTCGTAGCGCTGACAGTTTGCCAACTGGACGAAATTTTTATGCGTTAGATAGTAGTTTAATTCCTAGCCCAACCGCATGGGAACTTGGTGAAAAAATGGCACAGGATGCGCGTAAACAAAATTCGCAAATACAAGATAAAAATGAAGCCGTCGTGTTATGGGCCTCGGATGTGGTACGTGATGAAGGGGTTATGATTGCGTTTGGGTTAGATATGTTGGGTGTAAAACCTGTCTGGAATAGTCGCGGCTTAGTAAAATCTTTGACGTTATTACCACTGGCTAATCAACGCGTGCGGCGTAATACCGTGTTTACCAGTTCTGGTTTGTTCCGTGATTTATATGCCAAACAAATGTGGCTAATTAATGATGCCGTATTAATCGCATTAAGTGCGGCAGGAAATACCATTATTGAAAAATACCCAGCCTTAACCCTAGCGTTATCCAGTGCATTGGCGCCACTTGAAACAATGACTATGGGCAACGAAACGCTTGAGCAAAACCAAGTGGCGTTTCACTGGGTGCAACAAGCGCAGGTGTTATTAGCCAATAATGTTGACGCCAAACAAGCAGGCACTATGGCAAGCTTGCGAGTGTTTGGTGCAAGTCCTGGCAGTTATGGTGCTGGTATTAATCGTTTAGTTGAACGCAGTGGCTCATGGCAAGCGCGCTCTGAACTGGCAAATGTGTATATGCGCCGTATGGGTAACGCTTATAGTGAAAAACTGTTTGGCCAGTCCATGCAGGATTTATTCAAACGTAATATTGCGAATATTGAAAATTCTTATTTAGGGCGTAGTAGTAATTTATACGGATTAAGTGATAACAATGATGCGTTTGATTATTTTGGTGGCTTGAGTTTAGCGATTGAAACCTTAACCGGACAGACACCAAACAATTATGTGTTGAATCACGCAGATCAAAATCGTGTCACCATGCAGCCTTTAAATGTCGCGTTAAAACAAGAATTGCGCGGCCGTTTTTTAAACCCAGAGTGGCTAAAAGGTTTGATGGCACATGAGTACGCCGGTGCACGTACCATGGGCAGTGAATTTTTAGAATACCTTTGGGGTTGGCAAGTAACTAATCCTGCCATTGTAGATGACTGGGTATGGCAAGAAATAAAAAGTGTTTACCTTGATGATCGATATGAATTGGGTTTAGATCGCTTTTTATTACAAGGCCATAACGTGCATGTAAAAAGTAATATGTTGGCCATTATGTTGGTGGCCATCCAAAAAGGATTTTGGCAAGCGGATGCCAAAACCAAACAGCAGCTTGCACAAGAATTTGTCAACATTGTTAATAAACACGGCTTACCAGGCAGCGGTCATACTCGCCCAGATCATCCTATGTTGCCTTGGTTAAAAGACGCATTAAGTGAAACGCAGTGGCAGCAACTCACACAATTAATAGAGCAGCCAAAAAAACAAAACAATGAATTGCATACCCTAACAGAAATTGAATTAACCGATGGGCAAGTACACCGTTCACAAAACAGCAAAAACACAAAACAGATAAACCAAGATAGTCAGCAAACGAATATCACCACACAGGTTGTTTGGTTTATTTTGTTGGCTTTTTTGATGGTGGTACTCGCTGGATTTGTGCGACAGCGCATGATGACGTTGAATAACATGAAGCAAAAGGCATAG
- a CDS encoding MotA/TolQ/ExbB proton channel family protein, whose amino-acid sequence MFEGMAFGLIHQFVNILLLPVILALFFCLAVLLWEVGASLSEKWGGLLRLQQQGEQALSHYATIRIDRVDMLTRSGPILGLMGTLIPLGPGLTAMSQGDLSQLSTAISIAFDTTVIGLLIGLGAFVLGRFRRRWYEQALDQVGA is encoded by the coding sequence ATGTTTGAAGGAATGGCGTTTGGTTTGATTCACCAGTTTGTAAATATTTTATTATTGCCTGTGATACTAGCACTGTTTTTTTGCTTAGCGGTTTTGTTATGGGAAGTAGGCGCTAGCTTGTCGGAAAAGTGGGGTGGTTTATTGCGCTTGCAGCAACAAGGTGAACAAGCGTTAAGTCATTACGCGACGATTCGCATTGATCGTGTGGATATGCTGACGCGCAGCGGCCCAATTTTAGGATTAATGGGCACACTTATTCCGCTCGGCCCAGGTTTAACCGCCATGAGCCAAGGGGATTTATCTCAATTATCCACTGCCATTAGCATTGCGTTTGATACTACGGTGATTGGTTTGTTAATCGGTTTAGGGGCGTTTGTATTAGGGCGGTTTCGTCGTCGCTGGTATGAGCAAGCACTTGATCAAGTGGGGGCGTAA
- a CDS encoding DUF2149 domain-containing protein, whose protein sequence is MHNIHSAKPLQQNDETVFIETKKSKRPWESSRFDSQDQDPLAGFANIMDVMLVFALGLMVALLSQSDDLQSHFNVKKTVDIQQGKELLEIPPHIQQQLDGADSGMQSLGTVYKDPETGKLILIGQ, encoded by the coding sequence ATGCACAACATTCACTCGGCTAAACCGCTACAGCAAAATGATGAAACGGTGTTTATTGAAACTAAAAAATCAAAGCGGCCGTGGGAGTCATCACGTTTTGATAGTCAAGACCAAGATCCATTAGCTGGGTTTGCCAATATCATGGATGTTATGTTGGTATTTGCCTTGGGTTTAATGGTGGCGCTGTTATCACAAAGTGATGATTTACAATCACATTTTAATGTTAAAAAAACGGTAGATATTCAGCAGGGGAAAGAACTACTAGAGATTCCCCCACACATTCAACAGCAACTCGACGGTGCGGACTCGGGTATGCAGTCATTGGGCACTGTGTATAAAGACCCAGAAACCGGCAAACTTATTTTAATAGGCCAATAA
- the cbiB gene encoding adenosylcobinamide-phosphate synthase CbiB gives MPFLVESTLIVIAALVMDCVLGEVKRHHPLILFGNFALRCEAVFYPKKDTGNQTMLMRGALCWCVSVLIPSGVLFAVYFISPKFLQIPFTVVVVYFAIGARSLAEHGQAVAAGLMHQDIEDAQQQLSRIVSRDTQDLNETQISSATVETITENTHDAVIAPIFWFLVFGVAGVIVFRLANTLDAMWGYKNKRYEYFGKFSARIDDVLGWPSARLTVLLFVCVSVFKRPVSGLGQIYTWAKRWYSPNAGPVMAAGAYVLNVCLGGPVPYHGVLKSRPWLGDSVTAQPPRAEHIKHAIHLMYQSTYAFVFILLIVGAIQWLY, from the coding sequence ATGCCTTTTTTAGTTGAAAGCACCTTAATTGTGATAGCGGCTCTTGTAATGGACTGTGTGCTGGGTGAAGTTAAACGTCATCATCCTTTAATTTTATTTGGCAATTTTGCTTTACGCTGTGAAGCGGTGTTTTACCCTAAAAAAGACACGGGCAATCAAACCATGTTGATGCGAGGGGCTTTGTGTTGGTGTGTTAGTGTACTCATACCGAGCGGTGTTTTATTCGCTGTTTATTTTATTTCCCCTAAATTTTTGCAAATACCTTTTACTGTGGTGGTGGTTTATTTTGCAATTGGTGCACGCAGTCTTGCTGAACATGGCCAAGCGGTTGCAGCAGGGTTAATGCATCAAGATATTGAAGATGCACAACAGCAATTAAGCAGGATTGTGAGCCGAGATACTCAAGACTTAAACGAAACACAAATAAGCAGTGCGACCGTTGAAACCATAACTGAAAATACGCACGATGCGGTCATCGCCCCTATATTTTGGTTTTTAGTGTTTGGTGTTGCCGGTGTGATTGTATTCCGTTTAGCCAATACACTGGATGCCATGTGGGGTTACAAAAATAAGCGTTATGAATATTTTGGGAAATTCAGTGCCCGCATAGATGATGTATTGGGTTGGCCTAGTGCTAGGCTTACGGTATTGCTGTTTGTGTGTGTCAGTGTTTTTAAAAGGCCAGTGAGTGGGCTTGGCCAGATTTATACATGGGCAAAACGATGGTATAGCCCAAATGCTGGGCCAGTGATGGCAGCAGGCGCTTATGTATTAAATGTGTGCCTAGGTGGGCCGGTCCCTTATCATGGTGTATTAAAATCACGCCCTTGGTTAGGTGATAGTGTGACCGCTCAACCACCTAGAGCTGAGCATATTAAACACGCCATTCATTTGATGTATCAAAGCACGTACGCTTTTGTCTTTATATTATTAATAGTAGGCGCCATACAATGGCTTTATTAG
- a CDS encoding ABC transporter ATP-binding protein, which translates to MALLETQNLCWQVADNIIVDDVNFSIHKGQFVGLIGPNGAGKSSLMRCLYRVNKPSTGQVLFEQQDVWQLSAKENAKKMSVILQEHSDHLGLTVRDVVSQGLTPHKSLFQWDDEQDAKNIRAVMQQVDIEALKHKPFQLLSGGEKQRVMLARALAQNTELVIMDEPTNHLDVHYQTDMMAKVKSLNKTILASFHDLNLAAAFCDHILVLDKGKLVASGAPSQVLTQTLINDVFRTQAIVDAHPVNGHPRITYQYHV; encoded by the coding sequence ATGGCTTTATTAGAAACACAAAATTTATGCTGGCAGGTAGCGGATAACATCATTGTGGATGATGTGAATTTTAGTATTCATAAAGGCCAGTTTGTGGGTTTGATTGGCCCTAATGGTGCGGGTAAATCCAGTTTGATGCGTTGTTTGTATCGAGTAAACAAACCAAGTACGGGACAGGTTTTATTTGAGCAACAAGATGTCTGGCAGTTATCAGCAAAAGAAAACGCAAAAAAAATGTCGGTGATTTTGCAAGAGCACAGTGATCACTTAGGGTTAACTGTTCGTGATGTGGTTTCACAAGGTTTAACTCCCCATAAAAGTTTGTTTCAGTGGGACGATGAACAAGATGCTAAAAACATACGGGCTGTTATGCAGCAAGTTGACATTGAAGCGTTAAAACATAAGCCATTTCAGTTGCTCTCTGGTGGTGAAAAACAACGGGTCATGTTGGCTCGTGCATTAGCACAAAATACTGAACTGGTTATCATGGACGAGCCCACCAATCATTTAGACGTGCATTATCAAACCGATATGATGGCCAAAGTAAAATCGTTAAATAAAACCATTTTGGCTTCGTTTCATGATTTGAATTTAGCCGCAGCGTTTTGTGATCATATTTTAGTGTTAGATAAAGGCAAGCTGGTGGCCAGTGGCGCCCCCTCACAAGTATTAACACAAACATTAATTAATGATGTATTTCGCACCCAAGCCATTGTGGATGCACACCCTGTTAATGGTCACCCTAGAATTACGTATCAATATCATGTTTAA
- a CDS encoding iron ABC transporter permease: MHTLLMVTLELRINIMFKVFSYSVIAVFILLLSAVMAVSFGAANISSGDVLSVLFNLVGADTDVSDIKQRIILELRIPRLILAFLTGAGLSLAGAVLQTVTRNPLADPYLFGIASGASFGAVLVIASIGGGAGWAVGQMSITTGAFIGAALSVLIVLSLAGRGVQIERMLLAGVAASFMFSAGTSLVLYASDPEAAASLLFWTLGSFTRANWDNLWVPSVVIISCLILFLGYSRALKAVLAGDETAKTLGVNVTRLRMGMLLLSSLLTATLVANTGGIGFVGLMIPHIVRRLLQSHQQYVLLACVLFGGVFMVWVDVLARSLVANNELPIGVITAAIGSVFFLLVLRKRSWIDS; encoded by the coding sequence ATGCACACCCTGTTAATGGTCACCCTAGAATTACGTATCAATATCATGTTTAAAGTATTTAGTTATAGTGTCATTGCCGTGTTTATTTTATTGCTCAGCGCCGTTATGGCGGTGAGTTTTGGTGCGGCTAATATTTCAAGTGGTGATGTGTTATCTGTGTTGTTTAACCTAGTGGGGGCGGATACAGATGTTTCTGACATTAAACAGCGCATCATTCTTGAACTGCGTATTCCTCGTTTGATTCTTGCGTTTTTAACTGGCGCAGGTTTGTCATTAGCCGGTGCGGTTTTACAAACCGTGACACGTAATCCATTAGCAGACCCTTATTTATTTGGCATTGCATCCGGTGCATCGTTTGGTGCGGTGTTGGTAATTGCCTCCATAGGTGGTGGCGCTGGCTGGGCGGTTGGGCAAATGAGTATTACCACAGGTGCGTTTATTGGCGCGGCGCTTTCGGTATTAATTGTATTAAGTTTAGCTGGGCGTGGCGTGCAAATTGAGCGCATGTTATTAGCCGGTGTGGCAGCTTCGTTTATGTTTAGTGCGGGCACAAGCTTAGTATTGTATGCATCCGATCCTGAAGCCGCAGCTTCATTATTATTTTGGACGTTGGGCAGTTTTACTCGGGCCAACTGGGATAATTTATGGGTGCCAAGTGTGGTGATCATTAGTTGTTTGATTTTGTTTTTGGGGTATTCGCGGGCATTAAAAGCGGTCCTTGCAGGTGATGAAACGGCAAAAACCCTAGGGGTTAATGTCACACGTTTGCGTATGGGTATGTTGTTGTTAAGTTCGTTATTGACCGCAACCCTGGTTGCAAATACAGGTGGTATTGGCTTTGTGGGTTTGATGATTCCCCATATTGTTCGGCGTTTATTACAGTCTCACCAGCAATACGTGTTATTAGCCTGTGTGCTATTTGGTGGTGTGTTCATGGTCTGGGTAGATGTATTAGCGCGCTCTTTAGTGGCCAATAATGAATTGCCCATTGGTGTAATCACCGCAGCCATTGGTAGTGTGTTCTTTTTATTGGTACTGCGTAAACGTTCTTGGATTGATTCTTGA
- a CDS encoding threonine-phosphate decarboxylase, translating into MNTPLPIHPLHGGQLDVYAHHYAIPKNQWLDLSTGINPNGYPQVSIPDSVFRDLPSDDDGLQQVACDYYGSDQILMVPGSSWAIQYLPTVLQNLVVPIKKVLLPQLGYSEHERAWRALGAQIEFYDDLPSVTQLQTCQVCVLINPNNPSTHLVPAEGVVKIAQQLQQQSAWLIVDEAFVDSRPHNSVIHNRGENVIVLRSLGKFFGLAGLRVGAIIANDKVLQVSKQMLSPWALNHPARFIAKKALQDKQWIEHTQTGLKKQSQTLLATCEQSLLKHLKIPVTINHTDFFVTLFLDSTMESLTLHHCLCKQGIYTRLLDNQKGIRIGLPNNSRETWQHLARGFMQAAHNFQKDISNVYA; encoded by the coding sequence ATGAATACGCCACTACCGATACACCCGCTACATGGTGGGCAACTGGATGTTTACGCACACCACTATGCAATCCCAAAAAACCAATGGCTGGATTTAAGTACGGGTATCAACCCTAATGGCTATCCGCAGGTTAGCATCCCGGATTCTGTTTTTCGTGATTTACCCAGCGACGATGATGGCCTGCAACAAGTCGCCTGCGACTACTATGGTAGTGATCAGATTTTAATGGTGCCAGGTTCAAGTTGGGCGATTCAATATTTACCCACGGTGTTACAGAACCTTGTTGTACCTATAAAAAAAGTTTTGCTGCCACAATTAGGTTATAGCGAGCATGAACGTGCTTGGCGCGCACTGGGTGCGCAGATTGAATTTTATGATGATCTACCCAGTGTAACGCAATTACAAACTTGCCAAGTGTGTGTGTTAATTAATCCTAACAACCCCAGTACGCACTTAGTGCCAGCCGAGGGAGTTGTGAAAATTGCGCAGCAATTGCAACAGCAATCGGCGTGGTTAATTGTGGATGAAGCCTTTGTTGATTCACGACCACACAACAGTGTGATTCACAATCGGGGCGAAAATGTGATTGTGTTGCGCTCATTAGGCAAGTTTTTTGGATTGGCCGGCTTACGAGTGGGGGCCATTATTGCCAATGATAAGGTGCTACAAGTTAGCAAACAAATGTTAAGCCCTTGGGCGCTAAATCATCCTGCACGTTTTATTGCTAAAAAGGCTCTGCAAGATAAACAATGGATTGAACACACACAAACAGGCTTAAAAAAACAAAGCCAAACATTGCTAGCTACCTGTGAACAATCATTGCTTAAACACTTAAAGATTCCCGTTACCATCAATCATACGGATTTTTTTGTAACCCTTTTTTTAGATAGCACAATGGAATCATTAACCCTGCATCACTGTTTGTGTAAGCAGGGTATTTACACTCGACTATTGGATAATCAGAAGGGCATTCGTATTGGTTTACCAAATAATAGCCGTGAAACTTGGCAACACTTAGCACGTGGTTTTATGCAGGCCGCTCATAATTTTCAAAAGGATATTTCAAATGTTTATGCGTAA
- a CDS encoding cobalamin-binding protein encodes MFMRNLHFRRVIRNCAYLCMLLSFAHVSYGQNTQGAQRIIALAPHAVELVYMLGAGDRIIATTQYADFPEAAKKIPRIGGYAGIQIERALELKPDLIIAWKGGNKDQDIEQMQALGLPVYLSITKRLDDIPKEMLSLGDKLGLQTTAQQHANAFNLKLKQLRDDNKDKPKVKVFYQLWSEPLRAMAAGSWINELITGCGGVNVFNDTTLDYPQVSIETILLEKPEVIIIPSQHGSKIEAGDKWAVWPEIPAVKNKQIHFINGDIVHRFSGRILQGMQAVCDVLDQARAIKHNK; translated from the coding sequence ATGTTTATGCGTAATCTACATTTTAGGCGGGTTATACGTAACTGTGCATATTTATGTATGTTGTTAAGTTTTGCCCATGTTAGTTATGGTCAAAACACACAGGGCGCGCAGCGTATTATTGCACTGGCCCCCCATGCGGTTGAATTGGTATATATGTTGGGAGCAGGTGATCGAATTATTGCCACCACCCAATATGCGGACTTTCCAGAGGCGGCAAAAAAGATTCCGCGAATTGGCGGGTATGCGGGTATTCAAATAGAGCGCGCCCTAGAATTAAAACCAGATTTAATTATCGCTTGGAAGGGCGGCAATAAAGATCAGGACATTGAACAAATGCAGGCGCTGGGTTTACCTGTGTATTTAAGCATTACCAAAAGACTGGATGACATTCCAAAAGAAATGCTGTCATTGGGTGATAAACTTGGTTTGCAAACTACGGCGCAACAGCATGCCAATGCATTTAATCTGAAACTTAAACAATTACGTGATGACAATAAAGATAAACCCAAGGTTAAGGTGTTTTATCAGTTATGGAGTGAGCCCCTTAGGGCCATGGCCGCAGGCTCTTGGATTAATGAGTTAATTACAGGCTGTGGTGGGGTGAATGTTTTTAACGATACCACACTGGATTATCCGCAGGTGAGCATCGAAACGATTTTATTAGAAAAACCCGAGGTAATTATCATTCCATCTCAACACGGCAGCAAAATAGAAGCGGGTGATAAATGGGCGGTTTGGCCTGAAATTCCAGCGGTTAAAAACAAACAAATTCATTTTATTAACGGCGATATTGTTCACCGTTTTTCTGGTCGAATCTTGCAGGGCATGCAAGCTGTGTGTGATGTATTAGACCAAGCCCGTGCCATTAAACATAATAAATAG
- the cobO gene encoding cob(I)yrinic acid a,c-diamide adenosyltransferase has product MTDQEQKHKEKMQKQKEKIDASIAKADIERGIVIVLTGNGKGKSSSGFGMVLRALGYDHKVGVVQFIKGAQLSGEEIFLKEKGPLLPNFDPEDFYQMGTGFTWNTQDKSGDIKAAEETWAVAEHMLKDERYDLVLLDELTYMIGYKYLDETKILDAIKNRPANQSVIVTGRGGGSALQELADTVSEVKDIKHAYKAGIKARKGVDY; this is encoded by the coding sequence ATGACTGATCAAGAGCAAAAGCATAAAGAAAAAATGCAAAAGCAAAAAGAAAAAATCGATGCCAGCATTGCCAAGGCCGATATTGAACGTGGCATTGTGATTGTGCTCACTGGCAACGGTAAAGGTAAAAGTAGTTCCGGTTTTGGCATGGTACTGCGTGCACTGGGTTATGATCATAAAGTGGGTGTGGTGCAGTTTATTAAAGGGGCGCAATTAAGCGGTGAAGAAATTTTTCTAAAAGAAAAAGGTCCGCTATTGCCTAATTTTGACCCTGAAGATTTTTATCAAATGGGCACAGGCTTTACTTGGAACACCCAAGATAAAAGTGGAGATATTAAAGCCGCAGAAGAAACCTGGGCAGTGGCCGAACATATGTTAAAAGATGAGCGTTATGATTTAGTTTTGCTCGATGAGCTAACCTATATGATTGGCTATAAATATTTAGATGAAACAAAAATTTTAGATGCCATTAAAAACCGCCCAGCCAATCAAAGTGTGATTGTAACAGGCCGAGGTGGTGGCAGTGCCTTGCAAGAGTTGGCGGATACTGTTTCAGAAGTAAAAGATATTAAGCATGCTTACAAGGCGGGTATTAAGGCGCGTAAAGGTGTGGATTATTAA